The Salvelinus namaycush isolate Seneca chromosome 1, SaNama_1.0, whole genome shotgun sequence genome has a window encoding:
- the LOC120044316 gene encoding histone H1-like: MSGVIAIPLATPATTPKKRSKPKKTGPTVSDRILKVVSASNDRSGVSLAALKKSLAASGYDVVKNNARLKLAVRRLVAKGYLLQPKGTGASGSFKINKNKAVAKKKKPTKNQAKKVGAKKVRRASPKKATGAKKSPKKTKRKSPKKAKRPAGAKKPKSPRKTKRRVAKSTRAKAAPKKK; the protein is encoded by the coding sequence ATGTCTGGGGTGATTGCAATTCCCCTGGCGACACCAGCCACGACTCCTAAAAAGAGATCCAAGCCCAAGAAGACTGGACCCACCGTATCTGACCGCATCCTGAAGGTTGTGTCAGCATCCAATGACCGAAGTGGTGTGTCTCTTGCGGCTCTCAAAAAGTCTCTGGCAGCCAGCGGCTATGATGTTGTGAAGAACAACGCCCGACTCAAACTGGCTGTCCGGCGTTTGGTGGCCAAAGGATATCTTCTGCAGCCTAAGGGCACTGGGGCATCCGGCTCTTTCAAAATTAACAAAAACAAAGCCGTCGCTAAAAAGAAAAAACCTACCAAGAATCAAGCCAAGAAGGTGGGGGCCAAGAAGGTCAGGAGAGCGTCACCCAAGAAGGCAACGGGCGCCAAGAAGTCCCCAAAGAAAACCAAGAGGAAGAGTCCCAAGAAGGCCAAAAGACCTGCAGGGGCAAAAAAGCCCAAGAGCCCCAGGAAGACCAAGCGCAGAGTCGCCAAATCCACCCGGGCTAAAGCTGCTCCTAAGAAGAAATAG
- the LOC120044223 gene encoding tetraspanin-36-like has product MDCGIITSKTVLLLLNVIFWAAGGALAYVGSYVIKSYNNFDNFLEDKYTLIPAAIIITVGVVMFIIGTVGCCATLRESKVGLSFFLMILLAMFAAEVAALVFAFIYQGRIKGDLERSMSDVFQKYNGENSETRAVDYLQSQLQCCGVQTYMNWTTTPWFSSSNNTVPISCCKRNNTECTGKLDQPDLLNTQGCEVKLEQLLQDVMSYAMLVILGFAIIKFFGMLSVCVITCKSGRRTGYQTLYV; this is encoded by the exons ATGGATTGCGGGATTATTACATCGAAAACAGTCCTTTTGCTTCTGAATGTAATATTTTGG GCTGCGGGTGGCGCTCTTGCCTACGTAGGCTCTTACGTGATCAAGAGCTACAACAACTTTGACAACTTCCTGGAGGATAAGTACACACTCATCCCTGCAGCCATCATCATCACTGTGGGAGTGGTGATGTTCATTATCGGGACTGTGGGCTGCTGCGCCACCCTGAGAGAGTCCAAAGTGGGCCTGAGCTTT TTCCTGATGATCCTCCTGGCCATGTTTGCAGCAGAGGTCGCTGCCCTAGTGTTTGCGTTCATTTACCAAGGCAGG ATAAAAGGTGATTTGGAGCGGTCAATGAGCGATGTGTTCCAGAAGTATAATGGGGAGAACTCTGAAACCCGGGCTGTGGATTATCTGCAGTCTCAG TTGCAGTGCTGTGGAGTGCAGACCTACATGAACTGGACCACCACGCCCTGGTTCAGCAGCAGTAACAACACTGTGCCCATCTCCTGTTGTAAACGGAACAACACCGAGTGCACGGGCAAATTGGACCAGCCAGACCTGCTCAATACTCAG GGTTGTGAGGTTAAGCTGGAACAGCTCCTTCAGGATGTGATGAGCTATGCCATGCTGGTCATCCTTGGCTTTGCCATCATCAAG TTTTTCGGgatgctcagtgtgtgtgtgatcacCTGTAAAAGTGGCAGGCGAACTGGCTACCAGACCCTGTATGTCTGA